In a genomic window of Virgibacillus sp. SK37:
- the ftsH gene encoding ATP-dependent zinc metalloprotease FtsH — protein sequence MNRIFRNVFFWVLIFFVIVGVIGVFNGQNEEAKQFNVQQFTDALNNGEIEEMTMQPANGIVRYTGTLTDDDKKFIAQVPDNTEIIASITEQANKQSVLHVEEEEQPSAWVTFLTTMIPFLIIGLFFLFILSQAQGGGGGGRVMNFGKSKAKMYSEDKKKVRFKDVAGADEEKQELVEVVEFLKDPRKFSAVGARIPKGVLLVGPPGTGKTLLARAVAGEAGTPFFSISGSDFVEMFVGVGASRVRDLFENAKKNAPCIIFIDEIDAVGRQRGAGLGGGHDEREQTLNQLLVEMDGFGVNEGIIIIAATNRADILDPALLRPGRFDRQITVDRPDVKGRQEVLQVHARNKPLDSTVDLKIIAMRTPGFSGADLENLLNEAALVAARSDRKEINMLDVDEAIDRVIAGPAKKSRVISEKERNIVAYHESGHTIIGMVLDDADMVHKVTIVPRGQAGGYAVMLPREDRYFMTKPELFDKITGLLGGRVAEEIIFGEVSTGAHNDFQRATGIARKMITEYGMSDKIGPLQFTSGGGGDVFLGRDLGNEQNYSDAIAHDIDQEMQNFINYCYDRAKTILTENKDKLELVAKTLLEVETLDAKQIKSLFEDGILPEAEDYGIEENDSMKVNIQSKDQDNEPESFEEAKEEANTKREEENKSIEDSIMTDNKPSSGEDTNEDKKE from the coding sequence ATGAATCGGATATTTCGGAACGTTTTCTTTTGGGTACTCATATTCTTCGTTATCGTCGGTGTAATAGGAGTATTCAATGGGCAGAACGAAGAAGCAAAACAATTTAATGTGCAACAATTTACAGATGCTTTGAATAATGGCGAAATTGAAGAAATGACGATGCAACCCGCAAATGGAATTGTGCGGTATACCGGTACGTTAACAGATGATGATAAGAAATTTATTGCACAAGTGCCGGATAATACAGAAATTATAGCGTCTATTACAGAGCAAGCAAATAAACAAAGTGTGCTCCATGTCGAAGAAGAAGAACAACCAAGTGCATGGGTAACATTTTTAACTACCATGATTCCGTTCTTAATTATAGGTTTATTTTTCTTGTTTATACTTAGCCAAGCCCAAGGTGGAGGCGGCGGTGGCCGTGTCATGAACTTTGGTAAGAGTAAAGCTAAGATGTACAGTGAGGATAAAAAGAAAGTACGCTTTAAGGATGTAGCAGGTGCTGATGAGGAAAAGCAAGAACTTGTTGAAGTTGTAGAGTTCTTAAAAGATCCTCGGAAGTTCTCGGCTGTTGGAGCCAGAATTCCTAAAGGTGTTCTTCTCGTAGGACCGCCTGGAACAGGTAAAACACTACTTGCTCGTGCGGTAGCTGGTGAAGCCGGCACACCGTTTTTCTCCATAAGTGGTTCAGACTTTGTGGAAATGTTCGTTGGTGTGGGTGCATCACGAGTGCGTGACTTATTTGAAAATGCGAAGAAAAATGCTCCTTGTATTATATTTATAGATGAAATTGATGCAGTGGGAAGACAGCGTGGCGCAGGTCTTGGCGGCGGCCATGACGAGCGTGAACAAACATTGAACCAGTTGCTTGTAGAAATGGATGGCTTCGGTGTTAATGAAGGTATCATTATTATCGCAGCAACCAACCGTGCGGATATTCTTGACCCTGCATTATTACGTCCAGGTCGTTTTGACAGACAGATTACCGTTGATCGCCCGGATGTTAAAGGCCGTCAGGAAGTATTGCAAGTCCATGCGAGAAATAAGCCGCTAGATAGCACGGTAGATCTTAAGATTATCGCTATGCGGACACCTGGATTTTCCGGTGCAGATCTGGAAAACCTATTAAACGAAGCAGCCCTTGTGGCAGCAAGGTCTGATCGCAAAGAAATAAATATGCTGGATGTTGATGAGGCAATTGATCGGGTAATTGCTGGTCCAGCTAAGAAGAGCAGGGTTATCTCTGAAAAAGAAAGAAATATTGTAGCATATCATGAAAGTGGTCATACGATTATTGGTATGGTTCTCGATGATGCGGATATGGTACATAAAGTTACGATTGTACCACGCGGGCAAGCTGGTGGTTATGCTGTCATGCTGCCTAGGGAAGATCGCTACTTTATGACGAAACCAGAACTATTTGATAAAATCACTGGTCTTTTGGGAGGCCGTGTTGCTGAAGAGATTATCTTCGGGGAAGTAAGTACCGGTGCACACAATGACTTCCAGCGTGCCACAGGTATTGCCCGTAAGATGATTACGGAATACGGTATGAGTGATAAGATAGGTCCGCTACAGTTTACAAGTGGAGGCGGCGGTGACGTCTTCCTTGGTCGTGACTTAGGAAATGAGCAAAACTATAGTGATGCCATTGCACATGATATCGACCAAGAAATGCAAAACTTTATTAACTATTGTTATGATCGAGCTAAAACGATTTTAACAGAGAATAAAGATAAGCTGGAACTTGTAGCTAAGACGCTTTTAGAAGTAGAAACACTTGATGCCAAGCAAATTAAATCGTTATTTGAGGATGGCATCTTGCCAGAAGCTGAGGATTATGGCATAGAAGAAAATGATTCTATGAAGGTGAATATCCAATCAAAGGATCAGGATAACGAACCAGAATCTTTTGAAGAAGCAAAAGAAGAGGCAAACACGAAGCGGGAAGAAGAAAATAAATCCATTGAGGATTCTATTATGACTGATAACAAACCTTCTTCCGGTGAAGACACAAATGAAGATAAAAAAGAGTAA